In Curtobacterium sp. TC1, the following proteins share a genomic window:
- the rsmI gene encoding 16S rRNA (cytidine(1402)-2'-O)-methyltransferase → MIVLAATPIGNLGDASRRLVETLSNATVVAAEDTRTAIHLMRALGIDNRPRLIALHEHNERAKASEVVELARDEDVVVLTDAGMPAISDPGFPLVEAAAAAGVTVTALPGPSAVLMALAVSGLPTDRFTFEGFPTRKGGERRRAFQALAGEQRTMVFFESPHRLAETLADMAVGFGGDRRAAVCRELTKLYEEVRRGPLDELVTWASEGVRGEICIVVAGAAEATEEATLDDGVRLVLERVAAGMRMKEAAAAVADATGLSKRDLYEGALAAR, encoded by the coding sequence GTGATCGTCCTCGCAGCAACGCCCATCGGCAACCTCGGGGACGCCTCGCGCCGTCTCGTCGAGACCCTCTCCAACGCCACGGTGGTCGCGGCGGAGGACACCAGGACCGCCATCCACCTCATGCGTGCCCTCGGCATCGACAACCGTCCGCGGCTCATCGCCCTGCACGAGCACAACGAACGGGCGAAGGCGTCCGAGGTCGTCGAGCTCGCCCGTGACGAGGACGTCGTGGTCCTCACCGACGCCGGCATGCCCGCCATCAGCGACCCCGGCTTCCCGCTCGTCGAGGCGGCGGCCGCGGCCGGCGTCACCGTCACGGCGCTGCCCGGCCCGTCGGCGGTGCTCATGGCGCTCGCCGTCTCGGGCCTGCCGACGGACCGCTTCACGTTCGAGGGCTTCCCGACGCGCAAGGGCGGGGAACGCCGCCGTGCGTTCCAGGCGCTCGCGGGGGAGCAGCGCACGATGGTCTTCTTCGAGTCGCCGCACCGGTTGGCCGAGACGCTCGCCGACATGGCCGTCGGGTTCGGCGGCGATCGTCGTGCCGCGGTCTGCCGCGAGCTCACGAAGCTCTACGAAGAGGTCAGGCGCGGTCCGCTCGACGAGCTCGTCACGTGGGCGTCCGAGGGGGTCCGGGGCGAGATCTGCATCGTCGTCGCAGGAGCCGCCGAGGCCACCGAGGAAGCGACGCTCGACGACGGGGTCCGACTGGTGCTCGAGCGGGTGGCCGCCGGCATGCGCATGAAGGAGGCCGCAGCGGCGGTCGCGGACGCGACCGGGCTGTCCAAACGGGACCTCTACGAAGGCGCGCTCGCGGCGCGGTAG
- a CDS encoding dolichyl-phosphate-mannose--protein mannosyltransferase, translating into MTSALTDDRTAVPDGPVGSRLDDWWGRMLSTAQRVAVWRWAGPIAVTLLAAVLRLANLGNPHSLVFDETYYVKDGWSIVHLGYEGTWPANPSSDSAPTTDDRFSSGETDIFTSAAEFIAHPPLGKYLIGLGMLLFGADNSFGWRFAVAVLGIATVFLTAVIARSLFRSTLVGTLAGGLLAIDGQAIVMSRVTLLDGILTFFVVLGFGALLLDRRRSQRRLDDWVAERVAAGRDTLWGPVLWWRPWLVAMGLTMGLATATKWSGMYFLAFFAVYSVLSDMMMRRRAGVEFWSSSALLQQAPVSFLLTVPIAAVTYVASWTGWFVSKDGWDRNWLASGGERWTGVLRWVPDSLQNWWHYQSEIYNFNIGLHTPHSYQANPLLWLVMQRPTSMFYVGTDAGQDGCSASRCGEAITGVANPFIWYAAVIATVALLVLWILRRRWQYGFVLLGVAAGYLPWLMYVNRTVFQFYTIAFEPFMVMALAAAIGLVLGSRTDPRPRRTRAIVWVGVYLVVVVLASAYWYPMWTAIQVPWDFIRSHYWLPSWL; encoded by the coding sequence ATGACCAGCGCGCTGACCGACGACCGCACGGCCGTGCCCGACGGGCCGGTCGGCTCGCGCCTCGACGACTGGTGGGGGCGGATGCTCTCCACCGCCCAGCGCGTGGCGGTGTGGCGCTGGGCGGGACCGATCGCGGTGACGCTGCTCGCCGCCGTGCTGCGCCTGGCCAACCTCGGGAACCCGCACTCCCTGGTCTTCGACGAGACCTACTACGTCAAGGACGGCTGGTCGATCGTCCACCTCGGGTACGAGGGCACCTGGCCGGCGAACCCGAGCAGCGACTCGGCCCCGACGACCGACGACCGGTTCTCGAGCGGTGAGACGGACATCTTCACCAGCGCCGCGGAGTTCATCGCGCACCCGCCGCTCGGCAAGTACCTGATCGGGCTCGGCATGCTCCTGTTCGGGGCGGACAACTCGTTCGGCTGGCGGTTCGCGGTGGCCGTGCTCGGCATCGCGACGGTGTTCCTCACCGCCGTGATCGCCCGGTCGCTGTTCCGCTCCACCCTGGTCGGCACGCTCGCCGGCGGCCTGCTCGCGATCGACGGCCAGGCCATCGTGATGTCCCGCGTGACGCTGCTCGACGGGATCCTGACGTTCTTCGTCGTGCTCGGGTTCGGGGCGCTCCTGCTCGACCGGCGCCGGAGTCAGCGGCGGCTCGACGACTGGGTCGCCGAGCGCGTCGCGGCCGGCCGGGACACCCTGTGGGGGCCCGTGCTCTGGTGGCGTCCGTGGCTGGTCGCGATGGGGCTGACGATGGGGCTGGCCACCGCGACGAAGTGGTCGGGGATGTACTTCCTGGCGTTCTTCGCCGTCTACTCCGTGCTGAGCGACATGATGATGCGTCGCCGAGCCGGGGTCGAGTTCTGGTCGTCGAGCGCGCTGCTGCAGCAGGCACCCGTGTCGTTCCTGCTCACCGTGCCGATCGCCGCCGTCACCTACGTCGCGTCGTGGACCGGCTGGTTCGTGTCGAAGGACGGCTGGGACCGCAACTGGCTGGCCTCCGGCGGGGAACGCTGGACCGGGGTACTCCGGTGGGTGCCGGACAGCCTGCAGAACTGGTGGCACTACCAGTCGGAGATCTACAACTTCAACATCGGGCTGCACACGCCGCACTCGTACCAGGCGAACCCGCTGCTCTGGCTCGTCATGCAGCGCCCCACGTCGATGTTCTACGTCGGCACCGACGCCGGCCAGGACGGCTGCTCGGCCAGCCGCTGCGGCGAGGCCATCACCGGGGTCGCGAACCCGTTCATCTGGTACGCGGCGGTCATCGCGACCGTGGCCCTGCTCGTGCTCTGGATCCTGCGCCGACGGTGGCAGTACGGGTTCGTCCTGCTCGGCGTCGCCGCGGGCTACCTGCCGTGGCTGATGTACGTCAACCGGACGGTCTTCCAGTTCTACACGATCGCATTCGAGCCCTTCATGGTGATGGCGCTGGCTGCGGCGATCGGGTTGGTGCTCGGGTCACGGACCGATCCGCGGCCCCGACGGACCCGGGCGATCGTCTGGGTCGGCGTGTACCTGGTCGTGGTCGTGCTCGCGTCGGCGTACTGGTACCCGATGTGGACCGCGATCCAGGTGCCGTGGGACTTCATCCGGTCGCACTACTGGCTGCCGAGCTGGCTGTAG
- a CDS encoding TetR/AcrR family transcriptional regulator, with amino-acid sequence MSTTESAPDLERPLRADAARNRELILQTARKCFAERGLSVTLNDIAHEAGVGVGTVYRRFADKDSLIEALLATKFEALNDAAARAADVVDPREALRVYLTGVFEFRARDRALADAIVRAGKARPSIVQERDRLERQVSAIIGRAETAGVVRAGFDYRDLPMLTAMVGAVADATRERDPNAWRRYAELLIEGVLPQTASETATTMVGDPLDRESIERALHAQS; translated from the coding sequence GTGAGCACCACCGAGTCCGCGCCCGACCTCGAGCGCCCGCTGCGCGCCGATGCGGCACGCAACCGCGAGCTGATCCTGCAGACCGCTCGCAAGTGCTTCGCAGAGCGTGGTCTGTCGGTCACCCTGAACGACATCGCGCACGAAGCGGGCGTCGGCGTCGGCACCGTGTACCGACGCTTCGCCGACAAGGACTCCCTGATCGAGGCGCTGCTCGCCACCAAGTTCGAGGCTCTGAACGACGCAGCGGCCCGCGCCGCCGACGTCGTCGACCCGCGCGAGGCCCTCCGGGTCTACCTGACCGGCGTGTTCGAGTTCCGCGCCCGCGACCGTGCGCTCGCCGACGCCATCGTGCGCGCCGGCAAGGCACGTCCGTCGATCGTGCAGGAGCGTGACCGGCTGGAACGCCAGGTCTCCGCGATCATCGGCCGGGCCGAGACCGCCGGGGTCGTCCGTGCCGGGTTCGACTACCGCGACCTGCCGATGCTCACCGCGATGGTGGGCGCGGTGGCCGACGCGACCCGAGAGCGCGACCCGAACGCGTGGCGCCGGTACGCCGAGCTCCTCATCGAGGGCGTCCTGCCGCAGACCGCGAGCGAGACCGCCACGACGATGGTCGGCGACCCGCTCGACCGCGAGTCGATCGAGCGAGCGCTGCACGCGCAGTCCTGA
- a CDS encoding MFS transporter, with protein MTAEHTVPTPTGAAPTTSGSTPAKSNHRWIALAVIALAQLMVVLDATIVNIALPSAQADLGFGTDQRQWIVTAYSLAFGSLLLLGGRLGDLFGRKNTFIIGLVGFAVASVLGGLADSFGLLVAARALQGVFGALLAPSALGMLTTTFRDPKERGRAFGIFGSIAGSGAAIGLLLGGVLTEYASWRWCLYVNVVFAVLGVIGALVFMEKPPKVDRPRIDVLGVITITAGLVGVVYGFSNAETNGWDSPVTIAMLAAGVVLIAAFVFIETRVAHPLLPLRVVLDRDRGGSFIAIGLVAIGMFGIFLFLTYYLEQTLGFSSLQTGLAFLPMPLSIMISATQIGGRLLPRVGPKILIFAGGLVAATGLLLLLRTDLDSSYAGTVLPALVVIGLGMGTIFSSAMNTATTGVARADAGVASATVNTMQQIGGSIGTALLSTIFADVVSNSLSGLSAAPTKLQQAQATLDGYHVAFGISAGVLVLVALAGGLLINRQSVRVERLARAGSATTGSIPAAAH; from the coding sequence GTGACGGCAGAACACACCGTGCCGACCCCCACCGGGGCAGCACCCACGACCTCTGGCTCCACCCCCGCCAAGAGCAACCACCGCTGGATCGCCCTGGCGGTCATCGCCCTCGCCCAGCTGATGGTCGTGCTCGACGCCACCATCGTGAACATCGCACTGCCCTCGGCCCAGGCCGACCTGGGGTTCGGCACCGACCAGCGCCAGTGGATCGTCACCGCGTACTCGCTGGCGTTCGGTTCGCTCCTGCTGCTCGGCGGCCGCCTCGGCGACCTGTTCGGCCGCAAGAACACCTTCATCATCGGCCTGGTCGGCTTCGCGGTCGCATCGGTCCTCGGTGGCCTCGCCGACTCGTTCGGCCTGCTGGTCGCCGCCCGCGCCCTGCAGGGTGTGTTCGGCGCGCTGCTCGCCCCGTCCGCCCTCGGCATGCTGACCACGACCTTCCGCGACCCGAAGGAGCGCGGTCGTGCGTTCGGCATCTTCGGGTCCATCGCCGGTTCCGGTGCGGCCATCGGCCTGCTCCTCGGTGGCGTGCTGACCGAGTACGCGTCGTGGCGCTGGTGCCTCTACGTCAACGTGGTCTTCGCCGTGCTCGGCGTGATCGGCGCGCTCGTCTTCATGGAGAAGCCGCCGAAGGTCGACCGCCCGCGCATCGACGTCCTCGGGGTCATCACCATCACCGCCGGCCTGGTCGGCGTCGTCTACGGCTTCTCGAACGCCGAGACCAACGGCTGGGACTCCCCCGTCACCATCGCGATGCTCGCCGCGGGCGTGGTGCTGATCGCCGCGTTCGTGTTCATCGAGACCCGTGTGGCGCACCCGCTGCTGCCCCTGCGCGTGGTGCTCGACCGCGACCGCGGTGGGTCGTTCATCGCGATCGGCCTGGTGGCGATCGGCATGTTCGGCATCTTCCTGTTCCTGACCTACTACCTCGAGCAGACCCTCGGGTTCAGCTCGCTGCAGACCGGTCTGGCCTTCCTGCCGATGCCACTGTCGATCATGATCTCGGCGACGCAGATCGGTGGGCGCCTCCTGCCCCGCGTCGGCCCGAAGATCCTGATCTTCGCCGGTGGCCTCGTCGCCGCGACCGGCCTGCTCCTGCTGCTGCGCACCGACCTGGACAGCTCCTACGCGGGCACCGTCCTGCCGGCGCTGGTCGTCATCGGCCTCGGCATGGGCACGATCTTCTCGTCCGCGATGAACACCGCGACGACCGGGGTCGCCCGCGCCGACGCCGGTGTGGCCTCGGCGACGGTCAACACGATGCAGCAGATCGGTGGTTCGATCGGCACGGCGCTGCTGTCGACGATCTTCGCCGACGTGGTGTCGAACAGCCTGTCCGGACTGTCCGCCGCCCCGACGAAGCTGCAGCAGGCGCAGGCCACGCTCGACGGCTACCACGTGGCGTTCGGCATCTCGGCCGGCGTGCTCGTGCTCGTCGCCCTCGCGGGAGGTCTGCTCATCAACCGGCAGTCGGTGCGGGTCGAGCGGCTCGCACGTGCCGGGTCCGCCACGACCGGGAGCATCCCCGCCGCGGCGCACTGA
- a CDS encoding sulfurtransferase translates to MAPVLTSPLVSTQWLADHLGGDELVVLDASVHTVGTGLETTWRSAVDSYEQRGHVPGARFADLVDAFSTPGAAVPFTRPSAERFEAAAGDLGVTNTSTVVVYDDSVGEWSARLWWIFRSFGFDSVAVLDGGFTKWRDEGRPVRVGALRHAPSSAKSPDDDRAFLAGEERPLWADHARVRRAVTGEQPAALVFAAPDAALGDDHPPIIPGSTPITADTLVDPETNAYLRGSKLAEAFAAVVGEDEIVTYCGVGSAACVDALALTVLGHDKVTVYDGSLLDWWRHEPEALAS, encoded by the coding sequence ATGGCCCCCGTCCTGACCTCGCCGCTCGTGTCGACGCAGTGGCTCGCAGACCACCTCGGTGGTGACGAGCTCGTCGTCCTCGACGCCTCGGTGCACACGGTGGGGACCGGCCTCGAGACCACGTGGCGTTCCGCGGTCGACTCCTACGAGCAGCGCGGGCACGTCCCCGGCGCCCGCTTCGCTGACCTCGTCGACGCGTTCTCGACGCCGGGCGCCGCGGTCCCCTTCACCCGCCCGAGCGCCGAACGGTTCGAGGCCGCGGCCGGCGACCTGGGTGTCACGAACACCTCGACGGTCGTGGTCTACGACGACAGCGTCGGCGAGTGGTCGGCACGACTGTGGTGGATCTTCCGGTCGTTCGGGTTCGACTCGGTCGCGGTCCTCGACGGCGGCTTCACGAAGTGGCGCGACGAGGGCCGTCCGGTCCGCGTCGGAGCCCTCCGCCACGCCCCTTCGTCGGCGAAGTCGCCCGACGACGACCGCGCCTTCCTCGCCGGTGAAGAGCGCCCGCTCTGGGCCGACCACGCCCGTGTGCGCCGAGCCGTGACGGGTGAGCAGCCCGCGGCGCTGGTGTTCGCGGCGCCCGACGCGGCCCTCGGCGACGACCACCCGCCGATCATCCCGGGCAGCACCCCGATCACGGCGGACACCCTGGTGGACCCGGAGACGAACGCCTACCTGCGGGGGTCGAAGCTCGCCGAGGCGTTCGCCGCCGTCGTCGGCGAGGACGAGATCGTGACGTACTGCGGGGTGGGCAGCGCCGCGTGCGTCGACGCTCTGGCACTGACCGTGCTCGGCCACGACAAGGTCACCGTGTACGACGGCTCGCTGCTGGACTGGTGGCGACACGAGCCCGAGGCGCTGGCGTCCTGA
- a CDS encoding NAD-dependent epimerase/dehydratase family protein, which produces MSSRRAVILGGTGGIGSAVARELLDASGRGGDDWQVDVLARRGGPAADALSASGASFTAGDRRDTSTLRDLLRPGADLLVDTVGLTRDDATQLLPFLDDVGSTVFVSSRAVYADEQGRHANSTDKPVFGGAVTEIQPTVTAGDGDPTSRDGYGAAKVASEQVLLDHGAPVTVLRPSKVYGVGIGRPREWFVVRRVLDGRERILLADHGRGVDHTTAASGIGSLVRLVADAPDRRILNVADDTAPTALEIVRTIAGHLDHRFDEVLLDAEAPAFVGTTPWSSPSPFVLDTTAARTLGWQPPTFATAVLPELDWLVETAQSTPADGDVPWADDPFWERLFDYGPEDAALALLSLGLG; this is translated from the coding sequence ATGAGCTCCAGACGCGCGGTCATCCTCGGCGGCACCGGCGGGATCGGTTCGGCCGTCGCACGTGAGCTGCTCGACGCCTCCGGCCGAGGCGGCGACGACTGGCAGGTCGACGTCCTGGCCCGTCGTGGGGGCCCGGCGGCCGACGCCCTGAGCGCATCGGGCGCGAGCTTCACCGCCGGTGACCGCCGCGACACGAGCACCCTGCGTGACCTCCTCCGCCCCGGCGCGGACCTGCTCGTCGACACCGTGGGGCTGACCCGTGACGACGCGACGCAGCTCCTGCCGTTCCTCGACGACGTCGGTTCCACCGTCTTCGTCTCCTCGCGCGCGGTCTACGCCGACGAGCAGGGGCGGCACGCGAACTCGACCGACAAGCCGGTCTTCGGCGGCGCGGTGACCGAGATCCAGCCGACCGTCACCGCGGGCGACGGCGACCCGACCAGCCGCGACGGCTACGGCGCCGCGAAGGTGGCGTCGGAGCAGGTCCTGCTCGACCACGGCGCCCCGGTCACGGTCCTGCGACCGTCGAAGGTGTACGGCGTCGGCATCGGCCGTCCGCGCGAGTGGTTCGTGGTGCGACGGGTGCTCGACGGGCGCGAACGGATCCTGCTCGCCGACCACGGACGCGGCGTCGACCACACGACGGCGGCGAGCGGGATCGGCTCACTCGTCCGCCTGGTCGCCGATGCTCCTGACCGGCGCATCCTCAACGTCGCCGACGACACCGCTCCGACGGCGCTCGAGATCGTGCGGACCATCGCCGGGCACCTCGACCACCGGTTCGACGAGGTCCTGCTCGACGCGGAGGCCCCCGCCTTCGTCGGGACCACCCCGTGGTCGTCGCCGTCACCGTTCGTCCTCGACACGACGGCAGCGCGGACGCTCGGGTGGCAGCCGCCGACCTTCGCCACGGCGGTCCTGCCCGAACTCGACTGGTTGGTGGAGACCGCGCAGAGCACACCGGCCGACGGCGACGTGCCGTGGGCCGACGATCCGTTCTGGGAGCGCTTGTTCGACTACGGCCCCGAGGACGCCGCCCTCGCGCTCCTGTCGCTCGGCCTCGGGTGA
- a CDS encoding ATPase — MPRSEVLFVGGRSGVGKSTAAEALHDLLVAADVRHAVIEGDLLDLAHPAPHVEHPEAHLAERNLAAMWQAYRELGHHRLVYTNTVSVLEHERLAAAMGDDPVVTTVLLRAADGPTAERLARRAGGEVPEAQFAHSTRTAGRLDAASGDTVARLDTDDLTPAQVAQRLAALTGWLPR; from the coding sequence GTGCCCCGCTCCGAGGTCCTGTTCGTCGGCGGGCGGTCCGGCGTGGGCAAGTCCACGGCCGCCGAGGCGCTGCACGACCTGCTCGTCGCGGCAGACGTCCGTCACGCGGTGATCGAGGGCGACCTGCTGGACCTCGCGCACCCGGCGCCGCACGTCGAGCACCCCGAGGCGCACCTGGCCGAGCGGAACCTCGCCGCGATGTGGCAGGCCTACCGCGAGCTCGGCCACCACCGGCTGGTCTACACGAACACGGTGTCCGTCCTCGAGCACGAGCGTCTGGCCGCCGCCATGGGCGACGACCCCGTGGTCACGACGGTCCTGCTGCGCGCGGCAGACGGTCCCACCGCCGAGCGCCTCGCTCGGCGGGCAGGTGGCGAGGTCCCTGAGGCGCAGTTCGCGCACAGCACGCGGACGGCCGGGAGGCTCGACGCGGCTTCCGGGGACACGGTCGCCCGGCTGGACACGGACGATCTCACCCCCGCCCAGGTCGCGCAGCGTCTCGCCGCGTTGACGGGGTGGCTCCCCCGCTGA
- a CDS encoding thioredoxin domain-containing protein, with translation MNDNRLSTSVSPYLRLHADNPVDWREWGREAFAEARERGVPVLVSVGYATCHWCHVMARESFADPEIGSLLRQDFVAVKVDREERPDVDASLMASASAFTQQLGWPLTTFLTPEGHVFFAGTYFPPTPVGQVPAFRQILAAVLDAWTERRHEVDANAAAIATAIRQGAEADATVRAGDGPGGADPRLPSVDRIRAVTGQLSQAEDTTYGGFGGAPKFPSTPLLEFLADAARDGDAEADGLLDRSLHAIRASELTDADGGVFRYATKRDWSVPHYERMLYDNAGLLAVAGAEQARGIADFLRDTLQQDDGAFVAAQDSESTIDGRRVEGEWYRRPLSERALLDPPPLDDQVLTGWNGLAIRGLAIAGERHDDPEMIDLARSAADALLRSHVHDGHVAVRSSTPRGPSAAPATIEDVGLLAEGLLELALVTGEAAYAVTARSLVDDGLAGRFDVDPVLAGAGTATGEQPQTAMRSGTVALAAAAAELAALTGDSAYRTAAERLVADRATTGTERPLGHADALGLALGLQRPSREIVVVTSDPHDPLRDAVRAARRPGTIIARVTPTQATEWAAAGFELFEARDALEPAAYVCHDRVCALPARSVADLAAGLAAPAA, from the coding sequence ATGAACGACAACCGACTCAGCACCTCGGTCAGCCCGTACCTCCGTCTGCACGCCGACAACCCCGTTGACTGGCGCGAGTGGGGCCGCGAGGCCTTCGCCGAGGCACGTGAGCGCGGCGTGCCGGTCCTGGTGTCGGTCGGCTACGCCACGTGCCACTGGTGCCACGTCATGGCCCGTGAGAGCTTCGCCGACCCGGAGATCGGTTCGCTGCTCCGCCAGGACTTCGTCGCCGTCAAGGTCGACCGCGAAGAGCGTCCCGACGTCGATGCCAGCCTGATGGCTTCGGCGAGCGCGTTCACGCAGCAGCTCGGATGGCCCCTGACGACGTTCCTGACGCCCGAGGGCCACGTGTTCTTCGCCGGCACGTACTTCCCGCCGACCCCCGTGGGTCAGGTGCCCGCGTTCCGGCAGATCCTGGCCGCGGTGCTCGACGCGTGGACCGAGCGGCGGCACGAGGTCGACGCGAACGCGGCGGCCATCGCGACGGCGATCCGGCAGGGAGCCGAGGCGGACGCGACCGTCCGCGCCGGCGACGGTCCTGGCGGAGCCGACCCGCGCCTCCCGTCCGTCGACCGCATCCGGGCCGTCACCGGTCAGCTGTCGCAGGCAGAGGACACCACCTACGGGGGTTTCGGCGGCGCCCCGAAGTTCCCGAGCACGCCGTTGCTGGAGTTCCTCGCCGACGCAGCACGCGACGGCGATGCCGAGGCCGACGGTCTGCTCGATCGGTCGCTGCACGCGATCCGGGCCTCCGAGCTGACCGATGCCGACGGCGGTGTGTTCCGGTACGCCACCAAGCGCGACTGGAGCGTGCCGCACTACGAACGGATGCTCTACGACAACGCTGGCCTGCTCGCGGTCGCCGGGGCCGAACAGGCACGCGGCATCGCTGACTTCCTGCGGGACACCCTGCAGCAGGACGACGGCGCGTTCGTCGCCGCGCAGGACAGCGAGTCCACGATCGACGGCCGGCGGGTGGAGGGCGAGTGGTACCGACGGCCACTGTCGGAGCGCGCCCTCCTGGACCCGCCACCACTCGACGACCAGGTCCTGACCGGGTGGAACGGCCTGGCGATCCGCGGGCTCGCGATCGCCGGTGAACGCCACGACGACCCCGAGATGATCGACCTCGCCCGGTCGGCAGCCGATGCGCTGCTGCGGTCGCACGTGCACGACGGGCACGTCGCGGTCCGCTCGAGCACGCCGCGCGGACCGTCGGCGGCCCCGGCGACGATCGAGGACGTCGGGCTGCTGGCCGAGGGGCTGCTCGAGCTCGCCCTGGTGACGGGCGAGGCCGCCTACGCCGTGACCGCCCGTTCCCTGGTCGACGACGGCTTGGCCGGCCGGTTCGACGTCGATCCGGTGCTCGCCGGGGCGGGCACGGCGACCGGGGAACAACCACAGACCGCGATGCGCTCCGGGACGGTGGCCCTGGCCGCAGCGGCGGCCGAGCTCGCGGCGTTGACCGGCGACTCCGCGTACCGAACTGCCGCCGAGCGGTTGGTGGCGGACCGGGCGACGACGGGGACCGAGCGGCCGCTCGGGCACGCGGACGCCCTCGGTCTCGCACTCGGGCTGCAACGGCCCTCGCGCGAGATCGTGGTCGTGACGTCGGACCCGCACGACCCGCTGCGGGACGCCGTCCGCGCCGCGCGCCGACCCGGCACGATCATCGCTCGCGTGACCCCGACGCAGGCCACGGAGTGGGCAGCCGCGGGGTTCGAGCTGTTCGAGGCGCGGGATGCGCTCGAACCGGCCGCGTACGTCTGTCACGACCGCGTGTGCGCCCTGCCCGCTCGGTCCGTCGCCGACCTCGCCGCCGGGCTCGCAGCACCGGCGGCGTGA